The Alicyclobacillus vulcanalis DNA window GATGGTGGCATGACGGACAATCCGCGCCTTGCACTCTACGGGGCGAAGTACCACGCGACCTTGGCGAACCGGCTACCCGATGTGCCCCATCGGCCGTGGTCGGTGGCCGGCAAGTGTTGCGAGAGCGGGGATATGTTGATTTGGGATCTGCCGCTCGCCGATCCCGAGCCGGGGGATCTCCTCGCGGTCTTCGCGACGGGCGCATACACGTATGCCATGGCCAGTCACTACAACCGCATTCCGAAGCCGGCCGTCGTCTTCTGCCGCGATGGCGAGGCGAAGCTCGTGGTGCGGCGCGAGACATGGGCGGACGTGGCGCGGCTCGATGAACCGCTTCGTGAACCGGGGCCTTGAAGGCCCCTTTTTTCGTGACTCCGCCCGTCCGATCGCGCCGCGCCTCAGCCCTCGCGATTCCGGTTTCTCCACCGGCAAGTGATATACTGAAAGAGGGTCAACAGGCACGCGCTTTGAAAGGGGTAATGGCAAGTGGCGACGAAAGCGTTTGACAGTCTCTTAGAGCTCATCACCGAAACTTCCACGAATTTGCCGCCCGACGTGCGCCGGGCCATTAAGCGCGCGCAGCTCCAGGAGGAATTGGGCAGCCGCGCATCCATCGCCCTGAATACGATTGTCGACAACATCGTCTCCGCAGAGGAGGACGTGCAGCCCATCTGCCAGGACACCGGCATGCCGACGTTCATCGTCCATTGCCCCGTCGGCTTTAATCAGATTCAGTTTGAACAGGAGATCCGGCGCGCGGTGGCTGAGGCGACGCGCCTCGGCAAGCTGCGGCCCAACTCGGTCGACCCACTCACCGGGAAAAACACCGGCGACAATCTCGGCGAGGGCACGCCGATTGTCCACTTCCACCAGTGGGAGAAGGACGAGGTCGAGGTCAAGCTCATCCTGAAGGGCGGAGGCTGCGAAAACAAGAATATTCAATACGCCCTTCCCACCGAACTCCCCGGTCTGGGCCGCGCCGGTCGGGATCTCGACGGCGTGCGCAAGTGCATCCTGCACGCCGTGTATCAGGCTCAAGGTCAGGGCTGCAGCGCGGGCTTCATCGGCGTTTGCATCGGCGGGGATCGCACGAGTGGGTATGAGACGGCGAAAGAGCAGCTGTTCCGGCCGCTCGACGACGTGAACCCGAATCCGCAGCTCGCGGAGCTCGAGCAGTACATCCTTGAGAAAGCCAACCAGCTGGACATCGGCACGATGGGGTTTGGCGGCAAGGTCACGTTGCTCGGCTGCAAAATCGGCGTGCGCAACCGCATCCCGGCGAGCTTTTACGTTTCGGTGGCGTACAACTGCTGGGCCTTCCGGCGGCTCGGCGTCGTGCTTGATCCGGAGACCGGCGAAATCCGGCGGTGGCTGTACAAGGACGGCGACGGCGAGCTCGAGCGGCCGAAGCAGGCGTTTTCGACGGAGAACGCGATTGTCCTTGAGGCGCCCATCAGCGAGGAGCAGATTCGCAAGCTCAAGGTGGGAGACGTGGTGCTCATCCGCGGCGAAATCCACACGGGCCGCGACGAGCTGCACAAGTACTTGATGCACCACGATGCGCCCGTGGATCTGCGCGGAGGCATTCTGTATCACTGTGGCCCGGTCATGCTGAAGGACG harbors:
- a CDS encoding fumarate hydratase, whose translation is MATKAFDSLLELITETSTNLPPDVRRAIKRAQLQEELGSRASIALNTIVDNIVSAEEDVQPICQDTGMPTFIVHCPVGFNQIQFEQEIRRAVAEATRLGKLRPNSVDPLTGKNTGDNLGEGTPIVHFHQWEKDEVEVKLILKGGGCENKNIQYALPTELPGLGRAGRDLDGVRKCILHAVYQAQGQGCSAGFIGVCIGGDRTSGYETAKEQLFRPLDDVNPNPQLAELEQYILEKANQLDIGTMGFGGKVTLLGCKIGVRNRIPASFYVSVAYNCWAFRRLGVVLDPETGEIRRWLYKDGDGELERPKQAFSTENAIVLEAPISEEQIRKLKVGDVVLIRGEIHTGRDELHKYLMHHDAPVDLRGGILYHCGPVMLKDENGEWHVKAAGPTTSSREEPYQADIIEKFGIRAVIGKGGMGEKTLQGLKKSGAVYLNAIGGAAQFYARCVTKVKGVDFLDQFGIPEAMWHLEVENFPAIVTMDAHGNSLHKEVAEESMVKLEDLKDPVFV